From the genome of Hyphomonas adhaerens MHS-3, one region includes:
- a CDS encoding DUF2007 domain-containing protein yields MEEVFRTNDLIKLSYVEHLLQEAGIDYFVADQHISAVEGNIGAFPRRVMVQEAVKEHALAALAGVDKG; encoded by the coding sequence ATGGAAGAGGTTTTCAGGACCAACGACCTGATCAAGCTGAGCTATGTGGAGCATCTGCTACAGGAAGCGGGCATCGATTATTTCGTGGCCGACCAGCATATCTCGGCCGTGGAGGGCAATATCGGCGCCTTCCCGCGCCGGGTCATGGTGCAGGAAGCCGTGAAGGAGCATGCGCTGGCGGCGCTGGCCGGGGTCGATAAGGGATGA
- a CDS encoding CocE/NonD family hydrolase, whose protein sequence is MKLLRSSSALLMAAGLLFGGLTASAQDAAPVTPMTPDVIESYDPVLPSADFIRREVMVPMRDGTKLYTVIVMKKGTKNGPILLSRTPYDAYGDVHRVPSQRIVDILPAMDIEFAEDGYIRVYQDIRGLHRSEGEFVLNRPLSGPLNDTGIDEATDAYDTIDWLSKNVPESNGKVGIIGSSYLGFTALMATIDPHPALKAAVAESPMVDGWIGDDWFHNGAFRVSSLEFALWMAVNKGAGGGGLALGAGDQYTRYLEAGSVADFAKSVGITHVPGVRKFLENPAYTDFWSLQAVDKWLAARPLKVPTMIELGQWDQEDSYGGPAVYRALEPKDKNNDMVSLVIGPWRHSGANHYGYELGDLTFTGDTAREWRVKYVKPYFDHWLKGAPKPNTPPVLTYATGINEWQESPRWPMGSSKPLYLSADGAASFDKPAKAGHDDYVSDPAHPVPFIPRPIDMSDADQWKPWLVHDQRFVSDRPDVAVWETEPLEEAVHIMGAPEVELFASTTGTDSDWVVKLIDVYPNDVPEPAIQGSKPPMPGFELPIGIEIFRGRYVDSLAEPVALKPGEVEHYKWSLPNVDHVFLPGHKIMVQVQSSLFPLYDRNPQTFVDNIMYAKPEDYQKATQSIWHGGKSASSVVLPVVE, encoded by the coding sequence ATGAAATTGCTTCGTTCATCCTCGGCTCTGCTCATGGCGGCCGGTCTGCTGTTTGGAGGTCTGACCGCGTCAGCGCAGGACGCAGCGCCGGTCACGCCGATGACGCCCGACGTCATTGAAAGCTACGACCCGGTCCTGCCGTCGGCAGACTTCATCCGCCGGGAAGTGATGGTGCCGATGCGCGACGGGACGAAGCTCTACACCGTGATCGTGATGAAGAAAGGCACGAAGAACGGCCCCATTCTCCTGTCCCGCACGCCCTATGATGCCTATGGCGACGTCCACCGCGTTCCCAGCCAGCGGATCGTCGACATCCTGCCGGCGATGGACATCGAGTTCGCCGAAGATGGCTATATCCGCGTTTATCAGGATATCCGGGGCCTTCATCGTTCCGAGGGCGAGTTTGTTCTGAACCGGCCGCTTTCCGGCCCGCTGAACGATACGGGGATCGACGAGGCGACGGATGCCTATGACACGATCGACTGGCTGTCGAAGAATGTGCCGGAGTCGAACGGCAAGGTCGGAATCATTGGCTCGTCCTACCTCGGGTTCACGGCGCTTATGGCGACGATCGATCCGCATCCGGCGCTGAAAGCTGCCGTCGCGGAGAGCCCCATGGTGGATGGCTGGATCGGCGACGACTGGTTCCATAATGGCGCCTTCCGGGTGAGTTCGCTCGAATTTGCCCTCTGGATGGCCGTCAACAAGGGCGCAGGCGGGGGCGGCCTCGCCCTTGGGGCGGGCGACCAGTATACGCGCTATCTTGAGGCTGGCTCCGTTGCGGACTTTGCGAAATCGGTCGGCATCACGCACGTGCCGGGTGTCCGCAAGTTCCTTGAAAATCCTGCCTATACCGATTTCTGGTCCTTGCAGGCCGTCGACAAATGGCTTGCTGCCCGGCCGCTGAAAGTGCCGACCATGATCGAACTGGGCCAGTGGGACCAGGAAGACAGCTATGGCGGCCCTGCGGTCTACCGGGCGCTGGAGCCGAAGGACAAGAACAACGACATGGTCTCGCTGGTGATCGGCCCATGGCGTCACTCAGGTGCCAACCATTACGGCTATGAGCTGGGCGATCTGACCTTCACGGGAGATACGGCCAGAGAGTGGCGTGTGAAATATGTGAAGCCTTATTTCGATCACTGGCTGAAGGGCGCGCCGAAACCGAACACGCCGCCGGTGCTGACCTATGCGACCGGCATCAATGAATGGCAGGAATCCCCGCGCTGGCCGATGGGCTCGTCGAAACCGCTGTATCTTTCAGCCGATGGCGCCGCCAGCTTCGACAAGCCGGCAAAGGCCGGACATGACGACTATGTCAGCGACCCGGCGCATCCGGTGCCCTTCATTCCGCGCCCGATCGACATGAGCGACGCTGACCAGTGGAAGCCGTGGCTGGTGCATGACCAGCGTTTTGTGTCGGATCGTCCAGACGTCGCCGTCTGGGAGACGGAACCGCTCGAGGAGGCCGTCCACATCATGGGTGCTCCGGAAGTTGAGCTGTTCGCCTCGACAACCGGGACGGACAGCGACTGGGTGGTGAAACTGATCGACGTCTATCCGAACGACGTGCCTGAGCCGGCAATCCAGGGCAGCAAGCCGCCCATGCCTGGCTTCGAACTGCCGATCGGCATTGAGATTTTCCGCGGTCGTTATGTCGACAGCCTGGCAGAACCCGTTGCGCTGAAGCCGGGTGAAGTCGAGCATTACAAATGGTCGCTTCCCAATGTCGATCACGTCTTCCTGCCGGGCCACAAGATCATGGTGCAGGTGCAGTCGAGCCTGTTCCCGCTCTATGACCGCAATCCGCAGACCTTCGTCGACAACATCATGTATGCGAAGCCGGAAGACTATCAGAAGGCCACGCAATCGATCTGGCATGGCGGCAAATCCGCCAGTTCCGTGGTGTTGCCGGTCGTCGAGTAA
- the glyS gene encoding glycine--tRNA ligase subunit beta, translating into MAELLLELFSEEIPARMQAKAEADLRDAMEKALKEAGLKWKLLAACSGPRRLTVSITGLSERSADVKEERKGPKVGAPDKAVEGFLRGAGLSDISQAEVRSDPKKGDFYVAVIETPGRDATDIIAEAVPAIIRGFHWPKSMRWGTGDLRWVRPLQRITCVLDGKIVPFDVDGIASGNQVEGHRVHGRGPYTVTGWEDYSKQLEGAGHVKLTRADRREVIRKGIQDVCAKAGLDWIEDLGLLEEVTGLAEWPVVVLGDMDPDFLSLPPEVIQLSMRTHQKYFAVNDAKTGKLAPHFIVVANIDAADGGKKLAEGNSRVLSARLDDARFFWDLDKAKPLDEMAEKLSTIAFKAELGSLGEKVERVAALARELAPKVGADPDLAERAARLAKADLVSEMVGEFPELQGVMGRYYALEAGEPAAVADAIRDHYKPQGPSDNVPTDPVGIAVALADKLDTLVGFWAINEKPTGSKDPFALRRAALGVVRIILENDIRLDLFAVVFGRTSLLGMELLSGITKEIKSRYLPILERLGIADRQTLSSVDQAALDELLEHHLPETLMKAPEDLLSFFADRLKQHLRDQGQRHDLIDAVFALGEDDLVLITKRVEALGAFLGTEDGANLLAGYKRAANILRAEEKKGALPETLTVDGALIDAGADQEIALHQTLGQVRHDIEEPLKNEDFGAVMTELARLRGPVDAFFEHVMVNDQDAAIRANRLALLADIRDTLHRVADFSQIEG; encoded by the coding sequence ATGGCTGAGCTGCTTCTAGAACTCTTTTCCGAGGAAATTCCTGCGCGCATGCAGGCGAAGGCCGAGGCGGACCTCCGCGACGCCATGGAGAAGGCCCTGAAAGAGGCTGGCCTCAAATGGAAGCTGCTGGCTGCCTGTTCCGGCCCGCGCCGCCTCACCGTCTCGATCACCGGCCTCAGCGAGCGTTCGGCGGACGTGAAGGAAGAGCGCAAAGGTCCGAAGGTTGGTGCGCCGGACAAGGCCGTCGAAGGCTTCCTGCGCGGTGCCGGCCTCAGCGACATCAGCCAGGCAGAAGTGCGCTCCGATCCGAAGAAGGGCGATTTCTATGTCGCCGTGATCGAGACGCCGGGACGCGACGCGACCGACATCATCGCAGAGGCGGTGCCCGCCATCATCCGTGGCTTCCACTGGCCGAAGTCGATGCGCTGGGGCACGGGTGACCTGCGCTGGGTGCGTCCGCTGCAGCGGATCACCTGCGTGCTGGATGGCAAGATCGTGCCGTTCGACGTGGACGGCATCGCCAGCGGCAATCAGGTGGAAGGCCACCGCGTGCATGGCCGCGGGCCTTACACCGTGACCGGCTGGGAAGACTATTCCAAACAGCTCGAAGGCGCCGGCCATGTGAAGCTGACGCGGGCCGACCGCCGGGAGGTTATCCGCAAGGGCATTCAGGATGTCTGCGCCAAGGCCGGGCTCGACTGGATCGAGGATCTGGGCCTGCTGGAAGAGGTCACCGGCCTCGCGGAATGGCCGGTCGTCGTGTTGGGCGACATGGACCCGGATTTCCTGAGCCTGCCGCCGGAAGTGATCCAGCTCTCCATGCGCACGCACCAGAAATACTTCGCCGTGAACGATGCGAAGACCGGCAAGCTCGCGCCGCACTTCATTGTGGTGGCGAACATCGACGCGGCCGATGGCGGCAAGAAGCTGGCCGAGGGTAACTCCCGCGTCCTGTCAGCCCGTCTCGACGATGCCCGCTTCTTCTGGGACCTCGACAAGGCGAAGCCGCTGGACGAGATGGCGGAGAAGCTGTCGACCATCGCCTTCAAGGCAGAGCTCGGCTCGCTGGGTGAGAAGGTGGAACGTGTGGCGGCGCTGGCCCGTGAACTGGCCCCGAAAGTGGGCGCCGATCCGGACCTCGCCGAACGCGCCGCGCGGCTTGCCAAGGCAGACCTCGTGTCGGAGATGGTCGGCGAATTCCCGGAATTGCAGGGTGTGATGGGCCGCTATTATGCGCTGGAAGCGGGCGAGCCCGCCGCTGTGGCCGACGCGATCCGCGACCATTACAAGCCGCAGGGCCCGAGCGACAATGTGCCGACCGACCCGGTAGGCATCGCCGTCGCCCTCGCCGACAAGCTGGACACGCTGGTCGGCTTCTGGGCCATCAACGAGAAACCGACCGGCTCGAAAGACCCGTTCGCGCTGCGCCGCGCAGCGCTGGGCGTTGTGCGGATTATTCTAGAGAACGACATCCGGCTGGATCTTTTTGCGGTGGTCTTTGGGCGGACGTCGCTTTTGGGCATGGAACTGCTTTCTGGCATCACGAAAGAAATCAAGTCCCGTTACCTTCCGATACTTGAACGGCTCGGCATTGCTGATCGGCAGACCTTGTCTTCGGTGGATCAGGCAGCCTTGGATGAACTTTTAGAACACCACCTGCCTGAAACTCTTATGAAGGCTCCAGAAGACCTCCTCTCCTTCTTCGCGGACCGCCTCAAGCAACACCTCCGCGATCAGGGCCAGCGGCATGACCTGATCGACGCCGTGTTTGCGCTCGGCGAAGACGATCTCGTGTTGATCACCAAGCGCGTCGAAGCGCTCGGCGCCTTCCTCGGCACCGAAGACGGGGCGAACCTGCTGGCGGGCTACAAGCGCGCGGCGAACATCCTGCGGGCCGAGGAGAAGAAAGGCGCGCTGCCGGAGACCCTCACCGTCGATGGCGCGTTGATCGATGCCGGGGCGGATCAGGAGATCGCGCTGCACCAGACGCTCGGCCAGGTACGCCACGACATCGAAGAGCCCCTGAAAAACGAGGACTTCGGGGCCGTGATGACCGAACTCGCCAGGCTGCGCGGGCCGGTCGATGCCTTCTTCGAGCATGTCATGGTCAATGATCAGGATGCCGCCATCCGCGCGAATCGCCTCGCCCTGCTGGCCGATATCCGCGACACGCTGCACCGCGTAGCGGATTTCTCCCAGATCGAAGGCTGA
- a CDS encoding polyprenyl synthetase family protein, with protein sequence MQALVAGDLAEVEKILIDRAASPVAVIPDLSGYIVSAGGKRLRPMLTLIAAHAVGKPNNATHVLAAAVEFIHTATLLHDDVVDESDLRRGKPAAKAIWGNSASILVGDFLFARAFNLLVETRSLDILDKLATASTTIAEGEVRQLAAMNARDMPTEEYLAIVEAKTGALFEAAAESGAMSAGGDEFAHAFATYGKNLGLAFQIIDDVLDYGGTTSVIGKSVGDDFRECKITLPVIIAKRRGSDEDRAFWDRAMNPDTQEDADLAHAVHLIRATGAAEATVQEAEAYAGMAKGALRPLPDSPYRDALIDLADFCVSRAY encoded by the coding sequence ATGCAGGCCCTGGTGGCCGGCGATCTCGCGGAAGTCGAGAAAATCCTCATCGACCGCGCGGCCAGCCCTGTTGCCGTCATTCCGGATCTCTCGGGTTACATCGTCTCGGCCGGCGGCAAGCGCCTGCGCCCGATGCTGACCCTGATAGCCGCCCATGCGGTCGGCAAACCGAACAACGCCACCCACGTCCTCGCGGCCGCTGTGGAGTTCATCCACACTGCCACCCTGCTGCACGATGATGTCGTCGACGAGAGTGACCTGCGCCGCGGCAAGCCCGCCGCCAAGGCGATCTGGGGCAACAGCGCCTCCATCCTGGTGGGCGATTTCCTGTTCGCCCGCGCCTTCAACCTGCTGGTCGAAACCCGCAGCCTGGACATCCTGGACAAGCTGGCCACGGCCTCCACCACGATTGCCGAAGGCGAAGTGCGCCAGCTGGCCGCGATGAATGCGCGGGACATGCCGACCGAAGAATATCTCGCCATTGTCGAGGCCAAGACCGGCGCCCTGTTCGAGGCGGCCGCCGAATCCGGCGCCATGTCCGCGGGCGGCGACGAATTTGCCCATGCCTTCGCGACCTATGGCAAGAATCTCGGCCTCGCCTTCCAGATCATCGACGATGTGCTGGACTATGGCGGCACCACGTCTGTCATCGGCAAGTCGGTCGGCGACGACTTCCGCGAGTGCAAGATCACCCTCCCGGTAATCATTGCGAAACGCCGCGGCTCTGATGAAGATCGCGCTTTCTGGGACCGTGCGATGAACCCGGATACGCAGGAAGACGCAGACCTTGCCCACGCCGTGCACCTGATCCGCGCCACCGGCGCCGCCGAGGCCACCGTGCAGGAAGCCGAAGCCTATGCCGGCATGGCCAAGGGCGCCCTGCGTCCGCTGCCGGACTCGCCCTACCGCGACGCGCTCATCGACCTCGCCGACTTCTGCGTCAGCCGCGCCTACTAG
- a CDS encoding glycine--tRNA ligase subunit alpha, with protein sequence MSAPKAEAKPKSFQDLILTLQNYWAEQGCAVLQPYDMEVGAGTLHPATVLRALGPKNWRAAYVQPSRRPKDARYGENPNRLGHYYQFQVILKPNPDNLQDLYLTSLYKIGIDPTVHDIRFVEDDWENPTVGAWGLGWEVWCDGMEVSQYTYFQQVGGLDVRPVSGELTYGLERLAMYVFGVDNVYDLPYNDPDSEVPLSYGDVFLENEKQQSAFNFEFSDVEMLKRWFADCENQSNALRAAGKPLPAYDYALKASHTFNLIDARGAISPTERQAYIGRVRDLARGAAEQWAEQEDARAGG encoded by the coding sequence ATGTCCGCACCCAAGGCAGAAGCCAAGCCGAAATCCTTCCAGGACCTGATCCTGACGCTTCAGAATTACTGGGCAGAGCAGGGCTGTGCCGTCCTGCAGCCTTACGACATGGAAGTCGGCGCCGGGACGCTGCATCCGGCCACTGTGCTGCGCGCGCTGGGCCCGAAGAACTGGCGGGCGGCTTACGTCCAGCCGTCGCGCCGTCCGAAAGACGCGCGCTATGGCGAGAACCCGAACCGCCTCGGCCACTATTACCAGTTCCAGGTCATCCTGAAGCCGAACCCGGACAACCTGCAGGACCTTTACCTGACCAGCCTCTACAAGATCGGCATCGACCCGACCGTCCACGACATCCGCTTTGTCGAGGACGACTGGGAGAACCCGACCGTCGGCGCCTGGGGCCTTGGGTGGGAAGTCTGGTGCGACGGGATGGAAGTCAGCCAGTACACATATTTCCAGCAGGTCGGCGGCCTCGATGTGCGCCCGGTTTCGGGTGAGCTGACTTACGGCCTCGAACGCCTCGCCATGTATGTGTTCGGCGTCGATAACGTCTATGACCTGCCGTACAATGATCCGGACTCTGAGGTTCCGCTCAGCTATGGTGATGTGTTCCTCGAAAACGAGAAGCAGCAGTCGGCCTTCAACTTCGAATTTTCCGATGTCGAGATGCTGAAGCGCTGGTTTGCCGATTGCGAGAACCAGTCGAACGCCCTGCGCGCCGCCGGCAAACCGCTGCCCGCCTATGACTATGCGCTGAAGGCCAGTCATACTTTCAACCTGATCGACGCCCGCGGCGCGATCAGCCCGACCGAGCGGCAGGCCTATATCGGCCGGGTCCGTGACCTCGCCCGCGGCGCCGCCGAACAATGGGCCGAGCAGGAAGACGCGCGGGCCGGGGGATGA
- a CDS encoding CC0125/CC1285 family lipoprotein: MKRLLMCSAIVLVAACASTSTYGPAAKSGAMGYESLQIENDRFQVSYTDTDAAKARDRALLRAAEVTMEQGKEWFEVTSSYSSDESARASGSRTSVSIGGSTGSYGRSSVGVGVGIGFPLGGTSSSGKVTEVLEIKVGSGEKPDRPNVYDARSVDINLRGSATS, from the coding sequence ATGAAGCGTCTCCTCATGTGTTCCGCGATCGTGTTGGTGGCAGCCTGCGCCAGCACGTCCACCTACGGGCCCGCCGCCAAGTCTGGCGCCATGGGCTATGAATCCCTGCAGATTGAGAACGACCGGTTCCAGGTGTCCTACACCGATACGGACGCGGCGAAAGCGCGTGACCGGGCCTTGCTGCGCGCGGCAGAAGTGACGATGGAGCAGGGCAAGGAGTGGTTCGAAGTGACCAGTTCCTACTCGTCCGACGAATCGGCGCGCGCCAGCGGCAGCCGGACATCCGTCAGCATTGGCGGATCGACCGGCTCCTATGGCCGTTCCAGCGTTGGGGTGGGCGTCGGCATCGGCTTTCCGCTGGGCGGCACCAGCAGCAGCGGCAAGGTGACCGAAGTGCTGGAGATCAAGGTCGGCTCGGGCGAAAAGCCAGACCGTCCGAACGTCTATGACGCCCGGTCGGTGGACATAAACCTCCGGGGTTCGGCGACCTCCTGA
- a CDS encoding DUF2314 domain-containing protein, producing MKAPGLFLALALIAACSGERVAEEGPPPLYKYNAMKEAVAEARQTLPVFWDALQSGDPAYSDFALNVTTSSDRYTEEHVWLADIRQVNDAHYAGVVPEDHEIRDGLEAGDMIAFRPEQIADWRFREDGKFRGAYTTRAMMNLAPDAKIDNIRAMFHDSPVP from the coding sequence ATGAAGGCGCCGGGTCTCTTCCTGGCACTGGCCCTGATCGCTGCTTGCAGCGGGGAACGTGTTGCCGAGGAAGGCCCGCCACCTCTCTACAAATACAACGCAATGAAAGAGGCCGTCGCGGAAGCCCGGCAGACGCTGCCCGTTTTCTGGGACGCGCTTCAGTCCGGCGATCCGGCCTATTCCGATTTCGCGCTGAACGTGACGACCTCCTCGGACCGCTACACCGAAGAACATGTCTGGCTGGCCGATATCCGTCAGGTAAATGACGCGCACTATGCGGGCGTCGTTCCCGAGGACCATGAGATCCGCGACGGGTTGGAAGCCGGCGACATGATTGCCTTCCGGCCGGAGCAAATCGCCGACTGGCGCTTCCGGGAGGACGGGAAATTCCGCGGGGCCTACACGACCCGCGCCATGATGAATTTGGCGCCCGACGCCAAAATCGATAACATCCGGGCCATGTTCCACGACTCGCCGGTGCCTTAG
- a CDS encoding caspase family protein has protein sequence MFRTVCLLLISACLAQMAAAQTNRALIVGVGDYAELTDLRKTVGDANGYSSVFADDLGFEVTRLINPDTDTFLEQFDAFLQTIEPGDRVAFIFSGHGWSDGGKNYLALTDAPYHSSLLGLRKRTISLSDEVLDEIRAQQPEMVFAVIDACRDNPFDTGTRSMTKGMARTGITSDTLVVYAAGANQMALDRLSPDDDVPYSVFTRSLLPKLKDPNFPLSFAVGEASEEVSELAASVEHTQKPAIYSDVDPRFCFSGECQFGELDQEEKDWIYISSAGYVQMDVCSKYSQHLKKYPDGKFAAVAERYLSNPPCALERLKLKSASWYADLQGHTDEIYGLDYGPSGRFLASASADNTARIWVVGMSPAEFGELSVLEGHTEPVLSVQFSPDEEYVVTASQDDTARIWRSTGGDPVQVLSGHTGDVSFADFSPDGARVVTASYDGTVRVWEVATGEEAFRIDTHSAAVRSVHYSPLGNRLLTASNDGTVRLFNSSDGSLVRTIESGPVPATYAESDANADRVLVASADGMARIWRESGDPVVLEGHDGPLWNAAFSPDGEMVVTSADDLSARLWDARNGAMLAKIQDLGAFGANWAVFSPDGQMVAAAMKGAHLQLWKLTFETEFVPEESAEPSP, from the coding sequence ATGTTCCGGACGGTCTGCCTGCTGTTGATCTCGGCCTGCCTTGCGCAGATGGCGGCCGCGCAAACCAATCGCGCCCTGATTGTCGGGGTCGGCGATTATGCCGAACTGACAGATTTACGGAAAACGGTCGGCGATGCGAACGGCTATTCCAGCGTGTTTGCCGATGATCTGGGCTTCGAGGTCACCCGGCTGATCAACCCGGATACCGATACATTCCTGGAACAGTTCGATGCGTTCCTGCAGACGATCGAGCCGGGCGACCGGGTGGCGTTCATCTTCTCGGGGCATGGCTGGTCGGATGGCGGGAAGAATTATCTCGCCCTGACGGACGCCCCTTATCACAGCTCGCTGCTGGGCCTGCGCAAGCGGACGATTTCGCTGAGCGATGAAGTTCTCGACGAAATCCGGGCGCAGCAGCCGGAAATGGTGTTCGCGGTCATCGATGCCTGCCGGGACAATCCGTTCGACACAGGCACGCGCAGCATGACCAAGGGCATGGCGCGCACCGGCATCACCTCCGACACGCTGGTTGTTTATGCCGCTGGGGCCAACCAGATGGCGCTTGACCGGCTGAGCCCCGACGATGATGTGCCGTATTCCGTTTTTACCCGCAGCCTGTTGCCGAAACTGAAGGATCCGAACTTTCCGCTGTCGTTCGCCGTTGGGGAAGCCAGTGAGGAAGTGTCCGAACTCGCCGCATCTGTGGAGCACACGCAGAAGCCGGCGATTTATTCCGATGTGGATCCCCGCTTCTGCTTTTCCGGCGAGTGCCAGTTCGGTGAACTGGATCAGGAAGAGAAGGACTGGATCTACATTTCCAGCGCCGGTTACGTGCAAATGGACGTCTGTTCCAAATACAGCCAGCACCTCAAGAAATATCCGGACGGCAAGTTTGCTGCGGTTGCCGAGCGTTACCTGTCGAACCCGCCCTGCGCGCTGGAGCGGCTGAAGCTCAAATCTGCGTCCTGGTATGCCGACCTTCAGGGCCACACCGACGAAATCTACGGCCTGGACTACGGCCCCAGCGGCCGGTTCCTGGCCAGCGCATCAGCGGACAATACGGCGCGGATTTGGGTGGTGGGCATGTCCCCGGCGGAGTTTGGCGAACTGTCGGTGCTGGAGGGCCATACCGAACCTGTCCTGTCCGTGCAGTTCAGCCCGGACGAGGAATATGTCGTGACGGCGTCCCAGGACGACACGGCCCGGATCTGGCGGTCGACGGGCGGAGACCCGGTGCAGGTGCTGAGCGGCCACACAGGGGACGTCTCCTTTGCCGATTTCAGCCCGGATGGCGCGCGCGTGGTCACCGCGTCCTATGATGGCACCGTCAGGGTGTGGGAGGTCGCGACGGGGGAGGAAGCTTTCCGGATCGACACGCATTCGGCGGCTGTACGCTCCGTTCACTACAGCCCGCTGGGGAACCGGCTGCTGACCGCGTCGAATGACGGCACGGTGCGGCTGTTCAATTCCAGCGATGGCTCGCTGGTTCGTACGATCGAGTCCGGCCCCGTGCCGGCGACCTATGCTGAGTCCGACGCCAATGCCGACCGGGTGCTGGTGGCCTCCGCCGACGGCATGGCGCGTATCTGGCGGGAGTCCGGCGACCCGGTTGTGCTGGAAGGCCATGACGGCCCCTTGTGGAATGCCGCGTTCAGCCCCGATGGCGAAATGGTGGTCACCAGCGCGGATGACCTGTCCGCCCGGCTGTGGGACGCCCGGAACGGCGCGATGCTGGCCAAAATCCAGGACCTCGGCGCCTTCGGGGCGAACTGGGCTGTGTTCTCGCCGGATGGGCAGATGGTCGCCGCCGCGATGAAGGGCGCACACCTCCAATTATGGAAACTGACCTTCGAGACGGAGTTCGTGCCGGAGGAAAGCGCCGAGCCGTCGCCCTGA
- a CDS encoding CDGSH iron-sulfur domain-containing protein, translating into MSGDPEIGGREPVAVEVEEGKIYWWCACGRSKTQPFCDGSHKGTEFVPQGWEASKTGKVFLCACKRTGKSPLCDGSHNKL; encoded by the coding sequence ATGTCCGGAGACCCTGAAATCGGCGGGCGTGAGCCTGTGGCTGTCGAAGTCGAAGAAGGCAAGATCTACTGGTGGTGTGCCTGTGGGCGATCGAAGACCCAGCCTTTCTGCGATGGCAGCCACAAGGGCACGGAATTCGTCCCGCAGGGCTGGGAAGCGTCGAAAACCGGCAAGGTCTTCCTCTGCGCCTGCAAGCGGACCGGCAAGAGCCCTCTGTGCGACGGCAGCCATAACAAGCTTTGA
- a CDS encoding tRNA1(Val) (adenine(37)-N6)-methyltransferase — protein sequence MTTEDTVYQGRVHLVQPEQGFRAGTDSLLLAAALACRPGGEVLEIGCGCGGALLPAAYRMDDVRLTGLDLDMTMADLARTGADRNGFAGRVTVETGEASGWVRAHENRFDLVFANPPYFEPGRISAPGEGKADAYIETLDLAGWIKAMAFAAKPRAPLVMIHRAAELARILATFDRQTGEITVLPIASKPGEEARRVLVRGRKGLKRGPVRLLAPLVTHQSDGSPSPALEAVRRGEPIAW from the coding sequence ATGACGACCGAAGACACGGTCTATCAGGGCCGCGTGCACCTGGTTCAGCCGGAGCAGGGCTTCCGGGCGGGCACCGATTCGCTGCTGCTGGCCGCCGCGCTCGCCTGCCGGCCGGGCGGCGAGGTGCTGGAAATCGGCTGCGGTTGCGGCGGGGCCCTGCTGCCGGCGGCCTATCGTATGGACGACGTCCGGCTGACCGGGCTGGACCTCGACATGACCATGGCGGACTTAGCCCGCACGGGCGCCGACCGTAACGGATTTGCCGGCCGGGTGACCGTGGAGACCGGCGAAGCCTCCGGCTGGGTCCGCGCCCATGAGAACCGGTTCGACCTCGTCTTCGCCAATCCACCTTATTTCGAGCCGGGGCGCATCTCCGCGCCGGGCGAGGGAAAAGCGGACGCCTATATCGAGACGCTGGACCTTGCCGGCTGGATCAAGGCCATGGCGTTTGCGGCAAAGCCCCGCGCGCCGCTGGTGATGATCCACCGCGCCGCGGAGCTGGCCCGGATCCTCGCCACATTCGACCGGCAAACGGGGGAAATCACCGTGCTGCCGATTGCGTCGAAGCCGGGCGAGGAGGCGCGGCGCGTGCTGGTACGTGGCCGCAAGGGGCTGAAGCGCGGGCCGGTGCGCCTGCTGGCGCCGCTGGTCACCCACCAGTCGGATGGGTCGCCCAGCCCGGCGCTGGAAGCGGTCCGCCGGGGTGAACCAATCGCCTGGTAG